Part of the Scomber japonicus isolate fScoJap1 chromosome 6, fScoJap1.pri, whole genome shotgun sequence genome, ATCAACAATGTTTGTGGTAAGGCTTTTGCTATGATGTCCAACACCATGATATAGAGGGAATAGTAAGTCAAGGGTTACTTTTCAGAGTAGATCTTACTGTTGTGTACAAATAGAGTTGGAGAAAGAGTGAAGAGTTGTGTGTGGATCAAGAATGTTACAGATATACAATATTAACTTTATCTTTATCTCATACAATTCCCCACACAGTGTCATTGTTGTTATTAGTTTAACGACTGAAGGTTTAGCTTATCTCAGTAAGTATTCCACCCAAGGTTATACAACTGGTTTGACTCGAACAGCCAATCAGATGTCTGCATCACTGACAAGCCCACTCATAAatgattgtttgtgtgttagagTGAAGAGGGTAGCTTGGTATGTTTGGAATTCCTGAGACTCACAGTGAATAAGCAACAAGCTTTAAGAAGTTAATAAGTGATCGTGTTGATGATTGCAGCTGAAgtaactgtgttgtttttttttccaggtaaGGCTAAGTTCATCGGTGAACTCCTGGTGCCTGTTGCTCCCTTCGACCAGAAGTCTGGGCGCGAGGCTTGGAGTGTAGCCTTTGCACCCAATGGTACCTACTTCGCTTGGTCTCAGGGGCATCGCATTGTCAGGCTCGTTCCCTGGGAAAAATGCCTGAAGAACTTGTAAGTATCAGCAGTGGTCACTTACATTTCTTGACAGATTTATATTATGAATCAGACTTTTTACAATAGTCATGAGGAAGAACAAGAgacttttaatagtttttttaagTTCTTGTAGTtcagtgaatgaataaataaaccttCATTAATCCCCACAGGAGAAATTCACTTGTTAAAGCAGTTCAAAGAAAAAGAGTGAGTGATTAACAAAAACTAAAGActacatacaatatataataatatacacaaCTATCCACTAAAAAGTATAGTAGGCATCAAACCCTAAATTAAACTACAGCATCCAACTATAAACTAAATGACTGAACTTTTAAATGAATCTTTTTCTAAAGATAAACATTTTCAGTCTGAAGGTACTGACAGACAGACTAACACATTGTTGGATTTGGACTTTCCttgttaaatggtaaatggtaaatggactgtacttatatagcgcctttctagtctgtgcgaccactcaaagcgctttacatgacatgtcatattaccctttcacacacattcatacactgatggcaggggctaccacgcagggtgccaacctgccaTCAGGGGGGTCTAACCATTtagcacagcaacgggagcaattttggggttaagtgtcttgcccaaggacacatcgacatgtggactggaggagccgggaatcgaaccaccaatcttccaattggaggacgaccgctctacctcctacCCACAGCCGCCCACGCTGACTGTTCTCTCAGAGACCAATGCTGTGTTAAAGACACTTTCTTGTGCACTGACTAAATCCAACCCGCAAAACTGAATATTAACCATTCCTGCAGTGGCTGTAGTGTTACTGTCtgtattttattccattttgaAAGTCACGCAGACTAACTACACTTTACTGTGTCATATTCCAGTATGTGTATCTGCAGCTTAGAGCTAAATCACTGGAAATATGTAAACCAGCAAATTCCTGGAGATTAACTTGATGTCATTAACATTATGTCACATGTTGACCTGTTCTCACAGATGAATTAGTCACACTTTGATAAAGCATtcttttaaatttgaatatttaagCATGAAGTGTGGAAATGTTTTGGTGGTGAACAGATTAGCCGCTGGAGAATGTTTCCACTGGATGTTTCTGCTGTAAAATCATAAGGCTTTAAAGTATCCACTGTACTGCTTCATCTGGCTTATCAACCAAAGTAGTTGTGAAGACATTCAAAGCAAGTCTGACAGATGATGGCCAGCTACAATCTGCATCAAATTAATTCAGGATATCAAGCTCATGCTGTGGTGTTTGACAAATGTGCCCATAGAACTTTTTTATCAATTTATTAGCCTGAAGCATGTGTGCCTGTATAACACAGGAAGCAGAATATACACTCAGAGGTGTTCCTCACTGCCAAGGACACGTGGCTCCTATTATCAGCTGCCTTTTTGCTTAACAGGCTCTTTTCCTCTCAATAGGGTCTTCTGACCCTCAGAGCCACACTTTGAAATTGTCTGTAGAACAAAAGCTCATTGTTCCCAAACAGAACACCATGACTGTTTGGCTGCTTTTTCTCTGCTGGGGCAAAAACTACAAAACTTTCCAGCTGACTAATACCTCTGTAACACTGACAGTAAGGCTTACTCTGCAGAAAgtctttttctcactttcagctAGAAAAAGAATACAGTTTTAGGTTGGGATAAAAACATGTTAGTAAATTAGTGAAACTtatattttctagttttttaCCAGTTGTCTActtgtgttttgtctgttaGCTCTACAGGCCAGAGTGGAGAGGGCACCAATGCCTCAAGCCCGCGGCGCCTGTCCCGACAGAACAGCGATGGAGGCCAGGTAATCCCAGTGACCAACGAGCCCCGCGAACACACCATCGACTGCGGTGACATCGTCTGGGGTTTGGCCTTCGGCTCCTCGGtaccagagaagcacagccgcTGTGTTAACATCGAGTGGCACCGATTCAAGTTTGGCCAGGACCAGTTGCTACTAGCAACAGGCCTCAACAATGGTCGCATCAAGATCTGGGATGTTTACACTGGTGAGGACACACTGCAGTCTATTAGAAGTAGTTTCCCTCCTCTGCTTTACCAAGATCTGCTCTAGCTATAATTAACCCATAATGTATAGATATCTAATGTAAACATAACAAGAGAAACAAGTCTTTTAGTAAGTTGGAGCAAATTTTTCATTATATGGTTACTTTATATGTCATGGGTACAGCAGATAGTCAGAGGCCTGCTAATGACAGCAGTAGTAGAGCCATGATGGCTGCTGTAGGAAATGGAAAAGCCAAAAAGTGAAGActgactgtttttgtgtttatttctgtcgTTTAATAGGCTCTTCAATCTATCCACATCGAGTAAAAAATGTCCAAAGTTTATCATCGTTATCAACAAACATGTCACTGCAATCCAGTATCAAGATAGTTTAATCACCCAGCCTTATCCcagctgtgctgctgctctgtgtacATTATGAAACAgcctttgtgtgtctttatcgggaaaaaaagaattagGATTTTATCTACCTGGGAGCACCGCCCCAATAGAGCCTATGTATGAGAAAGGCTGATAGGCATTTAAAGTAAACTGAGTCAAGCTTAGCTTTGGAAGAAAGCCAAGCTTTAGTGTAGGTTATCATTAGGCAGCAACCTGCAGGCCATGTGTTTAGAATAGATCCTAGAATTACCTGTATTGTACACTGATATATATACAGTCATGATACAATCAGTGTTAATGCTCTGAGGGAAtgtttctttatattcagtgaTAAAGAGAAGCAGTGCACCTTTTCTCATGCCAGGCTGTACTCACATATTGAGTAGTTCTGATGAGCCTGTAAACATGTATCATGTTCTATACATTCTCAGGAGGTTCTTTCACTGTGTCTGTCGAGTGGTTCATTCATCATGTATGActtaatgattttgttttttgcaggAAAACTTTTGCTGAACCTGATGGATCATACTGACGTAGTGCGAGACTTGACCTTTGCTCCTGATGGAAGCCTCATGCTGGTCTCTGCATCCAGAGATAAGACCCTCCGTGTGTGGGATCTCAAAGATGACGGTATGTAGAGCTGCCAGTATTCTTCGTTGTAATGAGGTGAAGGCACTCAGTgacctttttgtttctttaactgAGAGCGTTCTGTTGACTGTAGCCAGCCCGCACCAGTATTGAGAAGAAAGCATGCATACCGTGGGCCAGCTAAAGCCTGGTGTATTTGTGGACATAATATGCAGAGACAGAAGACATGATCTGCTCTACTCAGTGCTCCTTAGAAGCACACCCTCCTCAACAAGCATGCACAGATCATGTGAGCCTCATCCTGTAAATGGGATCTGAGCAGCCATCCATTGatgcatagcatagcatagcattaGCTCTGTGACCTACATTGATATAGGTCAGTTAAAATCAGTTGCACATGCTGCTTATTCATTTACTGTTGATCAGTTTATAGTTTAACACATTCTTGTGATATTGTGTGTAATGAATCCAGGATAAAGCAGCAGTTAGTGACAGCAGAGTAACTCAAAGTCAATGTTGTTTGTCTTTCAGGTAACATGGTGAAGGTCTTGCGGGGGCATCAGAACTGGGTGTACTGTAGTGCCTTCTCCCCCGACTCCTCCATCCTCTGCTCAGTGGGTGCTGGAAAAGCAGTACGTACACAAGTTCCTCTTTTCTCAAGTTGATGTGTTTGCTTAGCTACTCTGTGTGCTATTGCTTGTGATCAGTTATGCTCAATGAACctacaaatgaaaacactccCCATCAGCCCCATCCTCCCAATTCCACTTTAAAACAAACGCTCGGTGTCATGAAAACTTAGCCTTCCTGCATTTAGATACTGTTTGCAGTTGGAAAAAAAGGCTTTTGGTGTTCAGTAGTTTGCATGCAGAGCAGACAACTGTGTTCACTATTGTTTTATAGATGAAGTAACCAAAGAAAAGTTAAACTCATTACAGCAAGGGCGTCctgaaaacaaaactgaaataacTTGTCAAGTACAATATTGATGTAAATCTCGCATATTATCAAATGACTGATAAGAAAAATGACTTCTCTTATTTGTGCAGACATGTTTCTGAATATTGATTCTATAGACTGGCCACCATAAGTTCACCTTATCTATAAATGTTGCAGCTCTAGATAGACTGAACATGGTGGTCATTGGTAGACATGGTGGTAGCTTTGCCAGGCTGTGTGTGTCCCTACAGTGTGTGTCTTGCTCTCCCTGTCACAGGTGGTGGCAGAGCTCAGTGTGTGATTGGTTTTGAAGGGAGCGCCGCGCTGACATTTTGAGCAGCCGGTGTAAACCGGGGATGCACAGTGCCCAAAGGCCTGGCCAGGGGCAGCCTGGCACCTGAGCCGCAAGGTCAATCTGTACGTAGGTGCTGCTCCGTGTCTGTCTACCTCTGCTGTCGCAGTTCCTCtattaattttattcatttcagtttGAAACTATCATTAAACTGGTGGTTAAGTACTCCTTCTGTCCCCCCATCCCTTCACCCTCTACCTCTCTCCCAAATCCACCTCTGCACCCCACCCTTATCTTTAAATAGCACTGTCTACCATCTGCACACGCTAGCTTCTCTTTTGTTACTTGGTTAGGATTTCTGTTACTGTCAGTTAAATGTGTCCCATGTAGCTAAATGTAACATTGtaatccccccccctccccaccaccaccaccaccaccaccaccaccacacatttAGTGTTAACAGCTGCCAGTGCTTTGCACCAAACCTGTTTCTAATAGAATGATCATGCAGCTTTCACATTCATTCTAGAAGAAGTGTTTTGTGCCTCTGCAGGGCATTTGTAGCTATAAACAGTCACATTTATATTAGGTAATAAAGTATTATGTTGAATACACTGTCGCCATGTAATATTTAATTAACAGCAGCTAGCAGCAGACTGGCGACAAAAAAGAGGAATGTCCTCTATACCAACATAATCAACAACATTTATCTGCCAGTGTGGCAGATAAACAGAAAATCTACCCACATTTGGCACTTGACGGGTGTTAATTTCAGACCCTGTTTATAAATGTCAGCTGTTGcctcaaaacaaaaataatgacgAAATGATTGAGAAAAAAACTGAGCAAAATCCCCAGTGGTTCACAGATTGGCcaattatttacttttatttacagtttttgttcCATCTGCAGTTCTTCTGtggctttttcttcttttctaaagAGCATTTGAGCATCTCTGCTTTTGGCAGCAACAGTGGAACAGCAATAAATAACACTGTTTATTTCAGTTGCATTCCCACATCAGCATTCCTGTGCTGAAAATTAGGCATGAGAGAAAAAGTGCATAATTCCTGTTTTTAACTGAAATGGGAACCTAAAGGGAAGAATAAACTAAACCATTAGTCTGCATGTTACTGTTATGATTGAATGTAGATCATTAACTGCATTTGTTTGCTCACAAGCAGTGTTAGCAGCACTTCTAACACTAAAGATTCAGAGTTTCACAAGTGATATATTAGCAGTTCTCTCATCATGTGTTGCTCTGGAGCAAAGATACTAATACTGAAAATACTGACTATAGACGACTGTCAAAAGCAAAAGTCTTCAACAGATGATCACTTTTCTaccagattgtgtgtgtgagagtgtgtatacagtgtgtgtgtatgcatatgtataCTTGCCAAAGGTATGAACCCTTTGGCCATAAAATATTCTTTTCTCTTGCAGTATCTGTCTCTCTTCGTAGGCTTCTGCCGGAGGTGCGAGCCTATTGTAAACACAGTGAACTAAAACTCTGAAAGGGGAAACCAGAGGAGTAACATTATGTTACCTTAAGTTActacttgttttattttctctttttttgtgtagactttttttgttaaaataataGAAGTATTAATTTAGTgtatatataatgatataatgagAGTATACATTTCAATGATATTGTAGTTAAATACACAACAAAGATATTTTAATGTTAGTTATAATGTTGTAGTTAGTGAAAAGATGTGAAGTGTTGCATTTGACTTTTAGCCTTGCTGCTTGTGTAGCATGTGCTCTAATGTTTGTTTGGTCTGGTTTAAAGTTACAAAGCTTTACAATGACACTGAGCATAACATGAGCATAATTCTGATTAATTCCTGCTTAATTTCTAAATGATTGATGTGCATATAGTAATGATAGCAGTAAGataatatatatctatattctCTCCTAATCATTCCATAGGCTATAACAGTCCTCTCTTCACGTTACAGGTGTTCCTATGGAACATGGATAAGTACACACTGATGAGGAAGCTGGAGGGACACCATAATGATGTGGTGTCTTGTGAGTTTTCACCAGATGGGGCGATGTTGGCCACCGCCTCTTATGACACCCGCGTCATCGTGTGGGACCACCACAAGGGCACCATTCTGCTGGAGCTGGGGTAAGACCTGGATAAGGAAAATAAACTGCTTTATACTTAATaaacttgttttcttttgtgcCAAGGAACTCCATTGTTAAACTCATCAATGAGCCACATTGTTGCAGTGGATGCAACTGAAAATAGTCCATAACAAATGCACCAACACTTTCTAAAGTACAATGTtttagaaaatgtcagaaaggaTGATACTATATATTGATTAGGAATGAGTGGGCCTGTGGCTGTACCCAGTCACAGCTACATGAAGTAACCCTCCAACTGTCCATTTCAATTTAAAGTAGATTTAAAGTTGAATGGGTTGAGCTGCTTTCTTCTGATGCTGTTATTAAACTGtcactctcttcttcctccagccatctcttccctcctccatcaccCATTTTTGCTGGAGGGGCAAATGACCGCTGGGTTCGCTCTGTGAGCTTCTGCCCTGATGGCCGCCACATTGCCAGCATTACTGATGACAGGTAAGACTCTGAATAACATCCGAGTTCTACTAATGTTTAACATTTCTTAAACAGCAACTCAGCTGTGTCGTTGTATCTTGtactctctgtttttctttcatacTTTCCCTGTATCCGTTGTGGTTAGTGAAGCAGAAACGTCTCGTGGCTCAATTAATGTTTAGTCAGCAGCTTTTCTCTTAGAGGAACCACAGACAGTGTTGTTGGAAAATAGAAACTGTTACATGAATATAGATTCAGTGTTGAAATACTGACCTTCAGATTTTATAAGCCCAAATTATAAACAGTCAGTAACTTGAGTGTGAGCCTCCAAAAACACGTGTTGAGCTGCGTGTGATGTTTGCTCACTGaagcagtgtgtgttgtgtagcagtTCACACGGACTCATATGTACATAGCAGAGTGCAGCAGAAAAGCATCACTGTTTgctgcagtttgtttttcagtctcaCTCAATCATGAGTTTTAATGGGACTTGAGAGCACAGAGCTACTGTATGCTGGTTTGTTTGGATGGGTCCCATGACTATCACAAGGTAGCTGTTAATCACTGTGAGCGCTGGCTGAGAGCTGAGCTGTTGCTACAAAACATGTTGGAAAAAGAAGCTCCACAAAATGGTGgcttgagggggaaaaaaacatgtcaatacAGCACTCCTACTAGAGGCTGTTCATGGAAAACACTGCTTTCACTTGGTTTGGACCAGCACTGTAAAAATAGAAAGTATAACTAATCAACAGATAATAGAAAGTATTAGTGACTTTTTGCTGCGTATAGAAAAAGATATATTGATTGATATTAACAATCAACAAATTTTTTTGAACGTTAAGTAAAAGGGGTCAACATCATATTCTGACTTTGAGTGCCTAGTATAAATCCACAAGTACAAATATGGGGCAACGCAAGCCTGAAAAATGTCATGTCCTCTAAACTTACTGAGCTAGTACAGCAGACAGGCTGGTATACATTTATAATCTCCAGGTCAGAGACAAggaaccctgatgacatcatcagacagTGTTTGCCATCCGAGTTTTCACAAGTTCATAGAAATTGAGACAAATTACTAAATTTTCACTTTcttacattttgtcatgtttttgtgcatttaacAGTAACAATAGAAAGGTAGTCCTGTGTGTTCCATGCAGCCTGATTCCTGACAGCACTGtccttgtgtttgtgtctgtgttcaggctGGTTCGTTTCTGGAGCATTGAGGAAAGAGCTCCTCAGGCCATCGCCTCTCTCTCTAATGGCCTCTGCTGTGCCTTCTCCTCTGAAGGAAGTGTCCTTGCTGCTGGGTAAGacattagcacacacacacacacacacacacacacacacacacacacacacacacacacacacacacacacacacacacacacacacattaaaagacTTGTGTCATATATTACTGTCACCTGCATTATAACCTTCAAGGAGACCTGTTTGCTTGTCACACATGCATTCTTAACCCTTTTTTCAAATTTTCCACTGACCTCACATGCTAGCTCATATTTCTGTGTCATCATTGTTAAAGAGCTGCGTGTGTTTTGCAGGACTCGTGATGGTGGTGTGCACTTCTGGGAAAGTCCTCGTAGCATTGCCAGTCTGCAGCACATGTGCAGGATGGCTCTCCGCCGGGTGATGACCACAGAGCAGGTGGAGACTCTGGCCATTCCCACGCCACTCCGCGACTACCTAACCTATAAAGTCATCTAATCCCCCATCCACCCAGCCCCCACTGCACCTGCAGCAGCATGCTGGAAAACCAATGAATCTCTCGCttgtctgaaaaacaaacattttttttag contains:
- the wsb1 gene encoding WD repeat and SOCS box-containing protein 1, yielding MASFPDSVNENDIGKAKFIGELLVPVAPFDQKSGREAWSVAFAPNGTYFAWSQGHRIVRLVPWEKCLKNFSTGQSGEGTNASSPRRLSRQNSDGGQVIPVTNEPREHTIDCGDIVWGLAFGSSVPEKHSRCVNIEWHRFKFGQDQLLLATGLNNGRIKIWDVYTGKLLLNLMDHTDVVRDLTFAPDGSLMLVSASRDKTLRVWDLKDDGNMVKVLRGHQNWVYCSAFSPDSSILCSVGAGKAVFLWNMDKYTLMRKLEGHHNDVVSCEFSPDGAMLATASYDTRVIVWDHHKGTILLELGHLFPPPSPIFAGGANDRWVRSVSFCPDGRHIASITDDRLVRFWSIEERAPQAIASLSNGLCCAFSSEGSVLAAGTRDGGVHFWESPRSIASLQHMCRMALRRVMTTEQVETLAIPTPLRDYLTYKVI